The following are encoded together in the Glycine soja cultivar W05 chromosome 5, ASM419377v2, whole genome shotgun sequence genome:
- the LOC114413001 gene encoding nuclear transcription factor Y subunit A-7-like isoform X1, whose product MVWTVLRASRNMTSAHDLTDNEDDGQQQSESPMQPPSVNGISDPGISTQNVNVQYAAPGQLGTGHAMVPHVYPYPDPYYRSIFAPYDTQPYPPQAYSGQPMVHLQLMGIQQAGVPLPTDAVEEPVFVNAKQYHGILRRRQYRAKAESENKVIRNRKPYLHESRHKHALTRPRGCGGRFLNSKKDKNQNDDVASADKSQSNININSNKNDQTSSDRAS is encoded by the exons ATG GTTTGGACAGTGTTACGTGCTTCACGAAACATGACCTCTGCTCACGACCTTACTG ATAATGAAGATGATGGACAGCAGCAGTCAGAATCACCAATGCAGCCCCCATCTGTAAATGGAATATCTGATCCAGGTATTAGTACCCAGAATGTCAATGTACAGTATGCAGCACCTGGCCAGCTTGGAACTGGGCATGCAATG GTACCACATGTGTATCCATATCCAGATCCTTACTATAGAAGCATCTTTGCTCCCTATGATACACAACCTTATCCCCCACAAGCCTATAGTGGGCAGCCAATG GTCCATCTTCAGTTAATGGGAATTCAGCAAGCTGGTGTTCCTCTGCCAACTGATGCAGTTGAGGAGCCTGTGTTTGTCAATGCAAAACAATATCACGGTATATTAAGACGTAGACAATACCGTGCGAAAGCTGAATCAGAAAATAAAGTTATAAGGAATAGGAAG CCATACTTGCATGAATCTCGACACAAGCATGCACTGACAAGACCAAGAGGATGTGGTGGTCGGTTTCTGAATTCAAAGAAAGACAAGAATCAGAATGATGATGTGGCATCAGCTGACAAATCACAATccaatatcaatatcaattcTAATAAAAATGATCAAACTTCATCAGATAGGGCATCCTAA
- the LOC114413001 gene encoding nuclear transcription factor Y subunit A-7-like isoform X2, producing the protein MTSAHDLTDNEDDGQQQSESPMQPPSVNGISDPGISTQNVNVQYAAPGQLGTGHAMVPHVYPYPDPYYRSIFAPYDTQPYPPQAYSGQPMVHLQLMGIQQAGVPLPTDAVEEPVFVNAKQYHGILRRRQYRAKAESENKVIRNRKPYLHESRHKHALTRPRGCGGRFLNSKKDKNQNDDVASADKSQSNININSNKNDQTSSDRAS; encoded by the exons ATGACCTCTGCTCACGACCTTACTG ATAATGAAGATGATGGACAGCAGCAGTCAGAATCACCAATGCAGCCCCCATCTGTAAATGGAATATCTGATCCAGGTATTAGTACCCAGAATGTCAATGTACAGTATGCAGCACCTGGCCAGCTTGGAACTGGGCATGCAATG GTACCACATGTGTATCCATATCCAGATCCTTACTATAGAAGCATCTTTGCTCCCTATGATACACAACCTTATCCCCCACAAGCCTATAGTGGGCAGCCAATG GTCCATCTTCAGTTAATGGGAATTCAGCAAGCTGGTGTTCCTCTGCCAACTGATGCAGTTGAGGAGCCTGTGTTTGTCAATGCAAAACAATATCACGGTATATTAAGACGTAGACAATACCGTGCGAAAGCTGAATCAGAAAATAAAGTTATAAGGAATAGGAAG CCATACTTGCATGAATCTCGACACAAGCATGCACTGACAAGACCAAGAGGATGTGGTGGTCGGTTTCTGAATTCAAAGAAAGACAAGAATCAGAATGATGATGTGGCATCAGCTGACAAATCACAATccaatatcaatatcaattcTAATAAAAATGATCAAACTTCATCAGATAGGGCATCCTAA
- the LOC114413001 gene encoding nuclear transcription factor Y subunit A-7-like isoform X3 → MQPPSVNGISDPGISTQNVNVQYAAPGQLGTGHAMVPHVYPYPDPYYRSIFAPYDTQPYPPQAYSGQPMVHLQLMGIQQAGVPLPTDAVEEPVFVNAKQYHGILRRRQYRAKAESENKVIRNRKPYLHESRHKHALTRPRGCGGRFLNSKKDKNQNDDVASADKSQSNININSNKNDQTSSDRAS, encoded by the exons ATGCAGCCCCCATCTGTAAATGGAATATCTGATCCAGGTATTAGTACCCAGAATGTCAATGTACAGTATGCAGCACCTGGCCAGCTTGGAACTGGGCATGCAATG GTACCACATGTGTATCCATATCCAGATCCTTACTATAGAAGCATCTTTGCTCCCTATGATACACAACCTTATCCCCCACAAGCCTATAGTGGGCAGCCAATG GTCCATCTTCAGTTAATGGGAATTCAGCAAGCTGGTGTTCCTCTGCCAACTGATGCAGTTGAGGAGCCTGTGTTTGTCAATGCAAAACAATATCACGGTATATTAAGACGTAGACAATACCGTGCGAAAGCTGAATCAGAAAATAAAGTTATAAGGAATAGGAAG CCATACTTGCATGAATCTCGACACAAGCATGCACTGACAAGACCAAGAGGATGTGGTGGTCGGTTTCTGAATTCAAAGAAAGACAAGAATCAGAATGATGATGTGGCATCAGCTGACAAATCACAATccaatatcaatatcaattcTAATAAAAATGATCAAACTTCATCAGATAGGGCATCCTAA
- the LOC114413002 gene encoding F-box/kelch-repeat protein At3g23880-like: protein MAAILSEDLIVEILTWVPVKSLMRFRCVSKSWNSLIFHPAFVKLHLQNQRASKNTHLLLRCRRDSMLNLSDEFIGPCSIHGLLENPSSTVDDACHQLHPGYFFIGSCNGLVSLLYHSRSLVRHGSIEYRVRFWNPATRIMSLNLSHLTFHSSQDHDPGFGFGYDDLSDTYKVVLLLLDIKTNNWEVRVHCLGDTDTCWRNTVTVTCPDFPLWGGRDGKLVSGTLNWLAVRWETDTVNQLVIFSYDLNMETYKYLLLPGGLSEHADNPSLGVLKGCLCLYHGQEQVRTRFVVWLMREFGVENSWTPWLNMSFELVQLFPPWQLLAAPLCMFENDDVMLLANYPRSQYIFYNRRDNRIVRTEDFNDKVPLFSHDDYVQSLVLPYRN, encoded by the coding sequence ATGGCAGCGATACTCAGTGAGGACCTGATAGTGGAAATTCTAACATGGGTTCCAGTGAAATCTCTGATGCGTTTCAGGTGCGTTTCCAAGTCTTGGAATTCCCTCATCTTCCATCCCGCATTCGTCAAATTGCACCTTCAAAATCAAAGGGCTTCCAAAAACACCCACCTCCTATTAAGGTGCCGCCGAGATAGCATGCTTAATCTGTCTGACGAATTCATCGGACCCTGTTCTATTCACGGTTTACTTGAGAACCCATCATCCACTGTTGATGATGCTTGCCACCAATTACACCCCGGATACTTTTTCATAGGTTCCTGCAATGGCTTGGTTTCCTTGCTTTATCATTCTCGTTCTCTTGTTAGACATGGATCCATAGAATACCGGGTCCGGTTTTGGAACCCGGCCACAAGGATCATGTCCCTAAATTTGTCTCACTTAACTTTCCATTCATCCCAGGATCATGATCCTGGCTTTGGGTTTGGTTACGATGATTTGAGTGACACTTACAAGGTGGTGCTTCTCCTTTTGGacattaaaacaaacaattgGGAGGTGAGAGTTCACTGCTTGGGTGACACTGACACTTGTTGGAGAAATACTGTAACTGTAACTTGCCCTGATTTCCCACTTTGGGGAGGACGCGATGGAAAGCTTGTGAGTGGCACTCTTAACTGGTTAGCAGTTCGCTGGGAAACCGATACCGTGAATCAGTTGGTAATTTTTTCGTATGATCTAAACATGGAGACATATAAGTATTTGTTGTTGCCTGGTGGTCTTTCTGAACATGCTGATAACCCTAGTCTTGGGGTTTTGAAGGGTTGCCTGTGTCTTTATCATGGTCAGGAGCAAGTCAGAACCCGTTTTGTTGTTTGGCTAATGAGGGAATTTGGAGTTGAAAACTCTTGGACTCCGTGGCTGAATATGAGTTTTGAGCTTGTTCAACTCTTTCCACCTTGGCAATTATTGGCAGCGCCTTTGTGTATGTTTGAAAATGATGATGTCATGTTGCTGGCAAACTACCCGCGTTCCCAATACATTTTCTATAATCGGAGAGATAATAGAATAGTCCGTACTGAAGATTTCAACGACAAAGTGCCGCTGTTCTCCCATGATGATTATGTTCAAAGCTTGGTTCTACCCTATCGAAATTAA
- the LOC114413003 gene encoding translocase of chloroplast 159, chloroplastic-like, producing MDSSSSSDPSLPQTSVLLSDQSPSLPPASDSENHHGFVSAEDGALEAQPSRPLLVNSSEPVLDSPPDDAHRPVAKVSGDDDEDGSVVEGADDVVEVANDVVLEEGGEKEESGQAMKEGDFSDSNEVFVEASGGDDDIKEIQSGVVAVENGVELSGTDKGFEAAAVELNEEEAKEKEVEEKVNDGGTDNSDSVVDEKSEGVDVEKDDGGGVDAVVDSVEVNVLGSGVAVVGDELGVDESEIKGLEEPESRGVSLDNGFEPIEKGEEEVVDKLVDGGDGQSGAEGVVVGGDDVSGENGDDGDGLKSDIVVPPEEGGGGSEFVEKDEVKMEGDVVEGENGSRVEEEVGHHGDREIDDSELDGKIGSHVEEVEEIGANGDREINGSVSDEKGDGVVFGSTDAANKFLEDLELQQSRASGSSRDDGQIVSDSDEEEETDDEGDGKELFDTATLAALLKAASGADQDGGSITITSQDGSRLFSVERPAGLGSSLSSGKPAMRQTRPSLFTPSISRASAISDSNLSEEEKKKLEKLHEIRVKYLRLVHRLGFTTEESIAAQVLYRMTHVAGRQSGQMFSVESAKETASQLEAEARDNFDFSVNILVLGKAGVGKSATINSIFGETKTSINACGPATTAVTEIVGVVDGVKIRIFDTPGLKSSAFEQNFNTKVLSAVKKLTKKSPPDIVLYVDRLDLQTRDMNDLPMLRSITSVLGSSIWRNVIVTLTHAASAPPDGPSGAPLSYDVFVAQRSHIVQQTIGQAVGDLRLMNPSLMNPVSLVENHPSCRKNRDGQKVLPNGQSWRPLLLLLCYSMKILSEASNVSKTQESPFDQRRLFGFRPRSPPLPYLLSWLLQTRTYPKLPADQGGADNGDSDIEMADLSDSDLDEDEDEYDQLPPFKPMKKSQVAKLTKEQQKAYFEEYDYRVKLLQKKQWREELRRMREMKKKGNTKENDYGYTEEDDQENGSPAAVPVPLPDMALPPSFDSDNPAYRYRFLEPTSQLLTRPVLDSHGWDHDCGYDGVNIEQSLAIINKFPAAVTVQVTKDKKDFSMHLDSSVAAKLGENGSAMAGFDIQNIGKQLAYIVRGETKLKNFKRNKTSAGVSVTFFGENVSTGLKVEDQIAVGKRVVLVGSTGVVKSQTDSAYGANVEVRLREADFPIGQDQSSLSLSLVKWRGDLALGANLQSQFSVGRGYKVAVRAGLNNKLSGQISVRTSSSDQLQIALIAILPIAKAIYKNFWPGASENYSIY from the coding sequence atggattcttcttcttcttccgacCCTTCTCTTCCCCAAACCTCTGTTCTCCTCTCTGACCAATCGCCCTCTCTCCCTCCCGCTTCCGACTCTGAGAACCACCATGGCTTCGTAAGCGCTGAAGATGGCGCTTTGGAGGCCCAACCCTCCCGCCCCCTTCTCGTCAACTCTTCTGAGCCCGTCCTCGATTCTCCTCCCGACGATGCCCACAGGCCCGTTGCGAAGGTGTCCGGGGACGATGATGAAGACGGTTCCGTTGTTGAGGGCGCGGACGACGTCGTTGAGGTTGCGAACGATGTCGTTTTGGAGGAAGGCGGCGAGAAAGAGGAATCGGGGCAGGCAATGAAGGAGGGGGATTTTAGCGATAGTAACGAGGTCTTTGTGGAGGCTTCTGGCGGTGATGATGATATTAAAGAGATTCAGAGTGGTGTTGTTGCCGTGGAGAATGGAGTCGAACTGAGTGGTACTGATAAAGGGTTTGAGGCTGCTGCTGTTGAATTGAATGAGGAAGAGGCGAAAGAGAAGGAGGTGGAGGAGAAAGTTAACGACGGTGGGACCGACAATTCGGATTCTGTGGTGGATGAGAAGAGTGAGGGTGTTGATGTTGAAAAGGACGATGGTGGTGGTGTAGATGCTGTTGTTGATAGCGTCGAGGTTAATGTGTTGGGGTCTGGGGTTGCTGTTGTTGGGGATGAGCTGGGGGTTGATGAGTCTGAGATTAAAGGGCTAGAAGAGCCGGAGAGTCGTGGGGTGAGTCTGGATAATGGTTTTGAGCCCATTGAGAAGGGTGAGGAGGAGGTTGTTGATAAGCTTGTTGATGGGGGTGATGGTCAATCGGGTGCTGAAGGTGTTGTCGTTGGTGGGGATGATGTGTCTGGTGAGAATGGAGATGATGGAGATGGGTTGAAGAGTGACATTGTTGTTCCTCCCGAGGAAGGTGGTGGAGGTTCGGAGTTTGTTGAGAAAGATGAGGTAAAGATGGAGGGTGATGTTGTTGAGGGAGAAAATGGGAGCCGTGTGGAGGAGGAGGTTGGTCATCATGGTGACAGGGAGATTGATGATTCGGAATTGGATGGGAAAATTGGGAGCCATGTGGAGGAGGTGGAGGAGATTGGTGCCAATGGTGACAGGGAGATTAATGGTTCGGTGTCGGATGAGAAGGGTGATGGAGTGGTGTTTGGAAGCACGGATGCTGCCAATAAGTTCCTGGAGGATTTGGAATTACAGCAATCACGTGCCAGCGGGAGTTCCCGGGATGATGGCCAGATTGTTAGCGATTCGGATGAAGAAGAGGAGActgatgatgaaggagatggCAAGGAGCTGTTTGATACTGCTACATTGGCGGCTCTTTTGAAAGCGGCGTCTGGTGCGGACCAGGATGGCGGCAGTATCACAATAACCTCTCAAGATGGGTCCAGGCTTTTCTCTGTTGAGCGCCCTGCTGGTTTGGGATCATCGCTCTCCTCAGGTAAACCTGCCATGAGGCAAACTCGTCCGAGTCTTTTTACTCCTTCCATTAGTAGAGCTAGTGCCATTTCTGATAGCAATTTGAGCGAAGAGGAGAAAAAGAAACTGGAGAAATTGCATGAAATTAGGGTCAAATACTTGAGACTGGTTCATAGGCTGGGTTTTACTACCGAAGAATCAATAGCAGCTCAGGTACTGTACCGGATGACACATGTTGCGGGGAGGCAAAGTGGTCAAATGTTTAGCGTAGAGTCTGCAAAGGAGACTGCTTCCCAGCTTGAAGCTGAGGCAAgagataattttgatttttctgtaaATATTCTGGTTCTTGGGAAAGCAGGTGTGGGCAAGAGTGCTACGATCAATTCAATTTTTGGTGAGACGAAGACCAGCATTAATGCTTGTGGTCCTGCTACTACTGCTGTGACAGAAATTGTTGGGGTGGTTGATGGAGTGAAGATAAGGATTTTTGACACACCAGGCCTCAAGTCCTCTGCATTTGAACAAAATTTCAATACAAAAGTCCTGTCCGCGGTGAAGAAATTGACTAAAAAATCTCCCCCTGATATTGTGCTGTACGTGGATCGCCTGGACCTGCAAACTAGAGATATGAATGATCTGCCAATGTTAAGatcaattaccagtgtcctGGGTTCATCAATATGGCGAAATGTCATAGTCACTCTGACCCATGCTGCCTCTGCTCCTCCAGACGGGCCATCAGGTGCCCCATTGAGTTATGATGTATTTGTTGCTCAAAGATCTCACATAGTTCAACAAACCATTGGACAAGCTGTTGGGGACCTACGTCTTATGAATCCGAGCTTAATGAATCCAGTTTCTCTTGTTGAAAATCATCCTTCTTGTCGGAAAAATAGAGATGGCCAGAAGGTGCTTCCTAATGGTCAAAGTTGGAGGCCTCTCTTGTTGCTCTTATGCTACTCAATGAAGATTCTTTCTGAAGCCAGTAACGTTTCAAAAACTCAAGAATCACCATTTGACCAGCGCAGGCTGTTTGGTTTTCGTCCTCGCTCCCCACCACTTCCATACTTGTTGTCTTGGTTATTGCAGACACGTACCTACCCAAAACTCCCTGCTGATCAGGGTGGGGCTGACAATGGTGATTCTGATATTGAAATGGCTGATTTATCTGATTCTGATCTAGATGAAGATGAGGATGAGTATGACCAGCTCCCACCATTTAAGCCTATGAAGAAATCTCAGGTTGCTAAGCTTACTAAAGAGCAGCAGAAAGCATATTTTGAGGAGTACGATTATCGGGTGAAACTTCTACAGAAAAAGCAATGGAGAGAGGAGTTGAGAAGGATGAGAGAGATGAAGAAAAAAGGTAACACTAAAGAAAATGACTATGGTTACACGGAAGAAGATGATCAAGAGAATGGAAGTCCAGCAGCAGTGCCAGTTCCATTGCCTGATATGGCCCTGCCACCATCCTTTGACAGTGACAATCCAGCCTATAGATACCGTTTCTTAGAGCCAACTTCTCAGCTCCTGACAAGGCCAGTCTTAGACAGCCATGGGTGGGATCATGATTGTGGTTATGATGGTGTAAACATTGAACAGAGTCTAGCCATCATCAATAAATTCCCAGCAGCTGTTACTGTTCAGGTAACAAAGGATAAGAAAGACTTCAGCATGCACTTGGATTCCTCAGTTGCTGCAAAACTTGGAGAGAACGGATCAGCCATGGCAGGCTTTGACATTCAAAACATTGGAAAGCAGCTAGCTTACATTGTTAGAGGAGagaccaaattaaaaaatttcaaaagaaataaaacttcTGCTGGTGTGTCTGTGACATTTTTTGGTGAAAATGTGTCTACTGGGCTGAAAGTTGAGGATCAGATTGCTGTCGGGAAACGCGTGGTATTAGTAGGTAGCACAGGGGTTGTGAAGTCTCAAACTGATTCTGCTTATGGTGCCAATGTTGAAGTGCGGCTTAGAGAGGCAGATTTTCCAATTGGCCAGGACCAGTCTTCACTGAGCCTTTCTCTTGTGAAGTGGAGAGGAGACCTGGCTTTGGGGGCTAATCTTCAGTCCCAATTTTCTGTTGGACGAGGTTATAAGGTGGCTGTTCGCGCTGGATTGAACAACAAGCTCAGTGGACAGATCTCTGTGAGAACAAGTAGCTCAGACCAGCTTCAGATTGCCCTTATTGCTATTCTTCCGATTGCCAAGGCTATCTACAAAAACTTCTGGCCTGGGGCTAGTGAGAATTATTCTATCTACTAG
- the LOC114413004 gene encoding homeobox-leucine zipper protein ATHB-14-like, translated as MALCMQSQQRDSASNKLLMDCGKYVRYTPEQVEALERVYVECPKPSSSRRQQIIRECPLLANIETKQIKVWFQNRRCREKQRKEASRLQTVNRKLSSMNKLLMEENDRLQKQVSQLVYDNGFMKQQIHTASATTTTTTDNSCESVVVSGQHQPQNPKTQHPQWDANNPAGLLAIAQETLVEFLSKATGTAVNWVQMIGMKPGPDSIGIVAVSRNCSGVAARACGLVSLEPTKVAEILKDRPSWYRDCRCLNVLSVVSAGNGGTIELMYMQTYAPTTLAAARDFWTLRYTTSLEDGSLVICERSLTSSTGGPTGPAASNFIRAEMLPSGYLIRSCEGGGSIIHIVDHVDLDVWSVPEVLRPLYESPKFLAQKLTTAALRHARQIAQESSGDVHYGGGRQPAVLRTFSQRLCKGFNDAVNGFVDDGWSLMGNDGVEDVTIAINSSPNKFFGSHYNTSMLPAFGGGVMCAKASMLLQNVPPALLVRFLREHRSEWANYEVDAYSSACLKASPYAVPCARPSGFPSSHVIIPLAHTIEHEEFLEVVRIEGNAFPPDDVAWACDMYLMQLCSGIDENAIGACAQLVFAPIDESFADDALLLPSGFRIIPLDPKTDGLASTRTLDLASTLETGSGNARSAGESDSNNYNLRSVLTIAFQFTFENHLRDNVAVMARQYVRNVVRSVQRVAMAIAPSRLSTQLGPKSFPGPPEALTLARWICRSYRLHTCTELFSVESTSGDAILKQLWHHPDAILCCSVKTDASPVFTFANQAGLDMLETTLVALQDIMLDKVLDEAGRKVLCIEFSKIMQQGFAYLPAGICVSSMNRPVSYEQAIAWKVLDDDDSNHCLAFVFMNWSFV; from the exons atgGCACTTTGTATGCAGAGTCAGCAGAGAGATTCAGCATCAAACAAGCTGCTCATGGATTGTGGCAAGTATGTGAGGTACACACCTGAACAGGTGGAGGCTTTGGAGAGGGTGTATGTTGAATGTCCAAAGCCTAGTTCTTCCAGAAGGCAACAAATCATTAGGGAGTGTCCACTCCTTGCTAACATTGAAACAAAGCAGATCAAAGTGTGGTTCCAGAATCGCAG ATGTCGTGAAAAGCAGCGGAAGGAAGCCTCTCGTCTGCAGACAGTGAATAGAAAGCTGTCTTCAATGAACAAGTTGTTAATGGAAGAGAACGACCGACTGCAGAAGCAGGTCTCACAGTTGGTTTATGATAATGGATTCATGAAACAACAAATACATACT GCATctgctactactactactactactgaCAATAGCTGTGAGTCTGTGGTAGTGAGTGGTCAACACCAACCGCAAAACCCCAAAACTCAGCATCCCCAGTGGGATGCCAACAACCCAGCTGG TCTTCTTGCTATTGCTCAGGAGACCCTAGTGGAGTTCCTTTCCAAAGCTACTGGAACTGCTGTCAACTGGGTCCAGATGATTGGGATGAAG CCTGGTCCGGATTCTATTGGAATTGTTGCTGTTTCCCGCAACTGTAGTGGCGTAGCGGCAAGAGCCTGTGGCCTTGTGAGCCTAGAGCCCACAAAG GTTGCCGAGATTCTCAAAGATCGTCCATCATGGTATCGTGACTGTCGATGCCTCAATGTATTGAGTGTAGTCTCCGCAGGGAATGGGGGCACAATAGAGCTTATGTACATGCAG acATATGCACCAACAACATTGGCAGCTGCAAGAGACTTCTGGACTCTGAGATACACTACTAGTTTGGAAGATGGAAGTCTTGTG ATTTGTGAGAGGTCCTTGACTTCTTCAACTGGTGGCCCCACAGGGCCAGCTGCTTCAAACTTCATACGAGCTGAAATGCTTCCCAGTGGCTATCTAATTAGATCCTGTGAGGGTGGTGGATCTATCATTCACATTGTTGATCATGTGGATTTAGAT GTTTGGAGTGTTCCTGAAGTACTTAGACCCCTCTATGAATCACCAAAATTCTTGGCTCAGAAATTGACTACTGCT GCATTGCGACATGCAAGACAAATTGCACAGGAATCAAGTGGAGATGTTCATTATGGTGGGGGTCGTCAACCTGCTGTCTTGAGGACATTTAGTCAAAGGCTTTGCAA aGGGTTCAATGATGCTGTCAACGGGTTTGTGGATGATGGTTGGTCACTGATGGGTAATGATGGGGTGGAAGATGTGACCATAGCCATAAACTCGTCTCCCAACAAGTTTTTCGGTTCCCATTACAATACATCAATGCTTCCAGCATTTGGAGGTGGGGTCATGTGTGCCAAGGCATCAATGCTGCTACAG AATGTTCCTCCTGCTTTGCTTGTTCGTTTTCTGAGGGAGCATCGTTCAGAGTGGGCTAATTATGAAGTTGATGCATACTCTTCTGCATGTCTCAAAGCTAGTCCTTATGCAGTTCCTTGTGCAAGACCTAGTGGTTTCCCAAGCAGCCATGTCATTATACCACTTGCTCATACTATTGAGCATGAGGAG TTCTTGGAGGTAGTTCGTATTGAGGGTAATGCATTTCCCCCTGATGATGTAGCTTGGGCATGTGATATGTATCTAATGCAG CTGTGCAGTGGAATTGATGAAAATGCAATTGGAGCGTGTGCACAGCTTGTGTTTGCACCTATTGATGAATCATTTGCAGATGATGCTCTCTTACTGCCTTCTGGTTTCCGTATCATACCATTGGATCCTAAAACA GATGGTTTGGCTTCAACTAGGACATTGGACTTAGCATCAACACTGGAAACAGGATCTGGTAATGCCCGCTCAGCTGGTGAAAGTGACTCGAATAACTACAACCTTAGGTCGGTCCTCACAATTGCATTCCAATTTACCTTTGAGAACCATTTGCGGGACAATGTGGCTGTTATGGCTCGCCAGTATGTGCGTAATGTTGTGCGATCTGTTCAGAGGGTTGCCATGGCAATTGCTCCCTCTAGGCTCAGTACACAGTTGGGGCCAAAGTCATTTCCTGGTCCACCAGAGGCTCTTACCTTAGCAAGATGGATCTGCAGAAGCTACAG GCTCCACACCTGCACAGAGCTTTTCAGCGTTGAGTCCACATCTGGTGATGCAATCTTGAAACAACTTTGGCACCATCCAGATGCAATATTGTGCTGTTCTGTAAAAACAGAT GCATCTCCGGTGTTCACCTTTGCAAACCAAGCTGGACTTGACATGCTTGAAACCACTCTTGTTGCTCTTCAAGACATAATGCTGGATAAAGTTCTTGATGAAGCTGGCAGGAAGGTTCTCTGCATTGAGTTCTCCAAGATAATGCAACAG GGATTTGCATATCTGCCAGCAGGAATATGTGTATCAAGTATGAATCGACCAGTGTCTTATGAGCAGGCCATTGCATGGAAAGTTCTCGATGATGATGATTCCAATCACTGCCTTGCCTTCGTATTCATGAACTGGTCTTTTGTCTGA